The following proteins are co-located in the Hyalangium minutum genome:
- a CDS encoding alpha/beta hydrolase has translation MGHVHIIRDFESPQEGFTRTLRIYTPDGYDEHGEHRYPVLYMHDGQNVFAHPESSVFDTWCANHALEALVAEGRLEPWIIVAVDSGPGRFQEYSPWDEPRNQVKARGPQYARFLVEQVKPYVDRVYRTRPGPEWTGAMGSSLGGLISLYLGWQYPEVFGRIGALSPTVMWSERQLFTKWTAHSQKWSRIYLDAGSTEHIATDNVPLNYGVATREFYSHLKQVGYHDHEVILVLEPGGQHHEKDWQRRLPFAFRWLLS, from the coding sequence ATGGGCCACGTCCACATCATCCGAGACTTCGAATCCCCCCAGGAAGGCTTCACGCGGACCCTCCGCATCTACACGCCGGACGGGTACGACGAGCACGGTGAGCACCGCTACCCCGTCCTTTATATGCATGACGGGCAGAACGTGTTCGCGCACCCGGAGTCGTCGGTCTTCGACACGTGGTGTGCCAACCACGCGCTGGAGGCGCTGGTGGCCGAGGGCCGGCTGGAGCCGTGGATCATCGTCGCGGTGGACTCGGGGCCGGGACGGTTCCAGGAGTACTCGCCGTGGGACGAGCCGCGCAACCAGGTGAAGGCGCGGGGCCCGCAGTACGCGCGCTTCCTGGTGGAGCAGGTGAAGCCGTACGTGGACCGCGTCTACCGCACGCGTCCGGGTCCGGAGTGGACAGGGGCGATGGGCTCGTCCCTGGGCGGGCTCATCTCGCTGTACCTCGGGTGGCAGTACCCAGAGGTGTTCGGTCGGATTGGGGCGCTGTCGCCCACGGTGATGTGGAGCGAGCGGCAGCTCTTCACGAAGTGGACTGCCCACAGCCAGAAGTGGTCGCGCATCTATTTGGATGCGGGCTCCACGGAGCACATCGCCACGGACAACGTGCCGCTGAATTACGGGGTGGCCACGCGCGAGTTCTACAGCCACCTGAAGCAGGTGGGGTACCACGACCACGAGGTGATTCTGGTGCTGGAGCCGGGTGGGCAGCACCACGAGAAGGACTGGCAGCGGCGGCTGCCGTTCGCGTTCCGGTGGCTGCTGAGCTGA
- a CDS encoding serine/threonine protein kinase, with product MAVPFGKYELLRKIASGGMGQVFLARERSSVERLVVLKLILPHLAEDDEFLTMFLEEARLVARLQHPNLVTILDLQEVEGRHCLAMEYVQGDDVRRLDKQSRLKGRLLPAGLVLRVISEAAAGLDYAHKARDAQGQPLKLVHRDVSPQNILVGFDGAVKIIDFGVAKAAGSGHHTATGVLKGKYPYMSPEQASGQAIDGRSDQFALGVVMWELLTGRRLFKGESDMMTLRLVKDCQVPKPSQINPKLPPGLDEVVLRALATTPDKRYPDCGALRLALEDYIIQLRLPASTAHLSAFLRELYADRIAAESDPAKLDQLAEDTDLDTKDKSNPSRIDSLGSPGHRPTPSRVSMPSMRSRHSVEALVGPAPGHRQESTRGTQPLGRPTPQRRFPLIPVVVSSAALLVIAGAALVYFTQKPDASQPPPVVANPPMKPVEPPPVPRPQTAAPLKVELVLKSEPTGAAVQLAGKPLGVTPVTLAVAPEEAPLEVTLSLDGYEPLTRHVSAANAPSLMLALERRAAPTKPPTNGTSKKPPPSYIKKGR from the coding sequence ATGGCTGTCCCCTTCGGGAAGTACGAACTGCTTCGTAAGATCGCCTCGGGCGGCATGGGCCAGGTGTTCCTGGCGCGTGAGCGCAGCTCGGTCGAGCGGCTGGTCGTGCTCAAGCTCATCCTCCCCCACCTGGCCGAGGACGATGAGTTCCTCACCATGTTCCTGGAGGAGGCGCGGCTGGTCGCCCGGCTCCAGCACCCCAACCTCGTCACCATCCTGGACCTGCAGGAGGTGGAGGGGCGCCACTGTCTGGCCATGGAGTACGTGCAGGGCGATGACGTGCGGCGGCTGGACAAGCAGTCCCGGCTGAAGGGGCGGCTGCTGCCCGCGGGGCTGGTGCTGCGCGTCATCTCCGAGGCCGCCGCGGGGCTCGACTACGCGCACAAGGCCCGTGACGCACAGGGCCAGCCGCTGAAGCTGGTTCACCGGGATGTCTCTCCGCAGAACATCCTCGTGGGCTTCGACGGGGCGGTGAAGATCATCGACTTCGGCGTGGCGAAGGCGGCCGGCAGCGGCCACCACACCGCCACCGGGGTGCTCAAGGGCAAGTATCCTTATATGTCCCCGGAGCAGGCCTCGGGGCAGGCCATCGACGGGCGCAGCGATCAGTTCGCGCTGGGCGTGGTGATGTGGGAGCTGCTCACGGGCCGCCGCCTCTTCAAGGGCGAGTCGGACATGATGACGCTGCGCCTGGTGAAGGACTGCCAGGTGCCGAAGCCCTCGCAGATCAACCCCAAGCTGCCGCCGGGGCTGGACGAGGTGGTGCTGCGGGCGCTGGCGACCACGCCGGACAAGCGGTACCCGGACTGCGGCGCGCTCCGGCTCGCGCTCGAGGACTACATCATCCAGCTGCGGCTGCCGGCCAGCACCGCGCACCTGTCCGCCTTCCTGCGCGAGCTGTACGCGGACCGCATCGCCGCGGAGTCGGATCCGGCCAAGCTGGACCAGCTGGCCGAGGACACGGACCTGGACACGAAGGACAAGTCCAACCCCTCGCGCATCGACTCGTTGGGGTCGCCGGGCCACCGGCCCACGCCCTCGCGCGTGTCGATGCCCAGCATGCGCTCCCGGCATTCCGTGGAGGCCCTGGTGGGGCCCGCGCCCGGACACCGGCAGGAGTCCACCCGGGGCACCCAGCCGCTGGGCCGTCCCACGCCCCAGCGCCGCTTCCCCCTCATCCCCGTGGTAGTGAGCAGCGCGGCGCTGCTCGTCATCGCCGGGGCCGCGCTCGTCTACTTCACCCAGAAACCGGACGCTTCCCAGCCGCCCCCCGTGGTGGCCAACCCACCGATGAAGCCGGTGGAGCCGCCCCCCGTGCCGCGCCCGCAGACCGCCGCTCCGCTCAAGGTGGAGCTGGTGCTCAAGTCCGAGCCCACCGGCGCGGCGGTGCAGCTCGCGGGCAAGCCGCTCGGGGTGACACCGGTAACGCTGGCCGTGGCACCCGAGGAAGCCCCCCTGGAGGTGACGCTGTCGCTGGACGGGTATGAGCCGCTGACGCGCCACGTGTCCGCCGCGAACGCGCCCAGCCTGATGCTCGCGCTGGAGCGGCGCGCCGCGCCCACGAAGCCGCCCACCAACGGCACCTCCAAGAAGCCGCCGCCCAGCTACATCAAGAAGGGCCGCTGA
- a CDS encoding ATP-grasp domain-containing protein, which translates to MNFVFISPHFPPQFFHFITALRERGVNVLAIGDTPYDTLRHELRENLREYFFTPSLHDYDALLRATGYLTWRHGRIHRIESLNESWLGQEARLREDFNVFGLKPSDIQRLRSKSGMATVFRDASVPHPELELVQSAAQVKAFAQRVGYPLVLKPDVGVGAAHTFKVSSDAEVDQALAQPLPTSYVAQAFVQGTIVTYDGVVDREGKILFTLSHEYSDGVMEVVTEKRDISFWSLKSIPDSLDELGRKAVDALGLRERWFHLEFFRLPGDRFVALEANLRPPGGFMTDMINYACDVDVYRLWARLVTGDPVTDIRFAPKYHVCHIARRAGRPYLHSHEEVLRRLGHALMMHTTSMPSVYQAAMGSEMYLTRHADLERLREDVRFVQALR; encoded by the coding sequence ATGAACTTCGTCTTCATCTCTCCCCACTTTCCGCCTCAGTTCTTCCACTTCATCACCGCTCTGCGGGAGCGGGGCGTCAACGTGCTGGCCATCGGTGACACCCCCTACGACACCCTGCGCCACGAGCTGCGGGAGAACCTCCGCGAGTACTTCTTCACCCCCAGCCTCCACGACTACGACGCCCTCCTGCGCGCCACCGGCTACCTCACCTGGCGCCACGGCCGCATCCACCGCATCGAGTCGCTCAACGAGTCCTGGCTCGGCCAGGAGGCCCGCCTGCGCGAGGACTTCAACGTCTTCGGCCTCAAGCCCTCGGACATCCAGCGCCTCCGCTCCAAGTCCGGCATGGCCACCGTCTTCCGTGACGCCAGCGTGCCCCACCCCGAGCTCGAGCTTGTCCAGAGTGCCGCTCAAGTGAAGGCCTTCGCCCAGCGCGTGGGCTACCCGCTCGTCCTCAAGCCCGACGTCGGCGTGGGCGCCGCGCACACCTTCAAGGTCAGCAGCGACGCCGAAGTCGATCAGGCGCTCGCCCAGCCCCTGCCCACCTCCTACGTCGCCCAGGCCTTCGTCCAGGGCACCATCGTCACCTATGACGGCGTCGTGGACCGCGAGGGGAAGATTCTCTTCACCCTCAGCCACGAGTACAGCGACGGCGTCATGGAGGTCGTCACCGAGAAGCGCGACATCTCCTTCTGGAGCCTCAAGTCCATCCCCGACTCGCTCGATGAGCTCGGCCGCAAGGCCGTGGACGCACTCGGCTTGCGTGAGCGCTGGTTCCACCTGGAGTTCTTCCGTCTCCCCGGTGACCGCTTCGTCGCGCTCGAGGCGAACCTCCGCCCCCCCGGCGGCTTCATGACGGACATGATCAACTACGCCTGCGACGTCGACGTGTACCGGCTCTGGGCCCGCCTCGTCACCGGCGATCCCGTCACTGACATCCGCTTCGCCCCCAAGTACCACGTGTGCCACATCGCCCGGCGCGCCGGCCGCCCCTACCTCCACAGCCACGAGGAGGTGCTGCGCCGGCTCGGCCACGCGCTGATGATGCACACCACCAGCATGCCCAGCGTCTACCAGGCCGCCATGGGCAGCGAGATGTACCTCACCCGCCACGCGGACCTGGAGCGCCTGCGCGAGGACGTGCGCTTCGTCCAGGCCCTCCGCTAG
- a CDS encoding ABC transporter permease codes for MNTLGMKTLFEKEVRRFMRVPGQTVLSPLISTTLYFIVFGYSISSRVHEVEGVPYLPFIVPGLIFLGIANNAFLNSSSSLFITKIQGTVVDLLVAPLGPGELMAGFIGGAMVRGLVVGALTWAVAAIFTGFSLQHAVVAAYFLFIASYVFSVLGMLAAIWAEKFEQINFFPTFVMMPLTFLGGVFYSVRELPSPWNQISLFNPMVYMVEGLRYGMLGRSIFPPALGGGILAVLAVAATLVVYLALRSGYKMKA; via the coding sequence ATGAACACCCTTGGGATGAAGACGCTGTTCGAGAAGGAGGTCCGCCGCTTCATGCGCGTGCCGGGCCAGACCGTCCTCTCGCCGCTCATCAGCACCACGCTGTATTTCATCGTCTTCGGCTACTCCATCTCCTCGCGCGTCCACGAAGTGGAGGGCGTGCCGTACCTGCCCTTCATCGTCCCGGGCCTCATCTTCCTGGGCATCGCCAACAACGCGTTCCTCAACTCCAGCTCCTCGCTCTTCATCACCAAGATTCAGGGCACGGTGGTGGACCTGCTCGTAGCCCCCCTGGGCCCCGGCGAGCTGATGGCCGGCTTCATTGGCGGCGCCATGGTGCGCGGGCTCGTGGTGGGCGCGCTCACCTGGGCCGTGGCCGCCATCTTCACCGGCTTCAGCCTCCAGCACGCCGTGGTGGCCGCCTACTTCCTGTTCATCGCCTCCTACGTCTTCAGCGTGCTGGGAATGCTGGCGGCCATCTGGGCCGAGAAGTTCGAGCAGATCAACTTCTTCCCCACCTTCGTGATGATGCCGCTCACCTTCCTGGGTGGCGTCTTCTACTCGGTGCGCGAGCTGCCCTCGCCCTGGAACCAGATCAGCCTCTTCAACCCCATGGTCTATATGGTGGAGGGACTGCGCTATGGCATGCTGGGCCGCAGCATCTTTCCCCCCGCGCTGGGAGGTGGCATCCTGGCCGTCCTGGCCGTGGCTGCCACCCTGGTGGTCTACCTGGCGCTGCGCTCCGGCTACAAGATGAAGGCCTGA
- a CDS encoding FHA domain-containing protein yields the protein MLNVRELRSLASRLTEAFFCNQIGPFVLVQKPPRPVVEQMAMRMGAQSTMAATGPSLEAMQLAVMLRFDELIVATLPPLRSVDSLSVGRLPSCDLVINDPSVSKEHARLSWHGQTDTSTIVDLGSMNGTQLNGHLLDAHKEYYVQDGDLVRFGDADFAYMLAESLWERLRR from the coding sequence ATGCTCAATGTCCGGGAATTGCGGTCGCTGGCCTCGCGGCTGACCGAGGCGTTCTTCTGCAATCAGATTGGTCCCTTCGTGCTGGTGCAGAAGCCGCCGCGGCCGGTGGTGGAGCAGATGGCGATGCGCATGGGGGCGCAGAGCACCATGGCGGCCACGGGCCCCAGCCTGGAGGCCATGCAGCTGGCGGTGATGCTGCGCTTCGACGAGCTGATTGTCGCCACGCTGCCGCCGCTGCGCAGCGTGGACTCGCTCTCGGTGGGGCGCCTGCCGAGTTGCGATTTGGTCATCAACGATCCGTCCGTCTCCAAGGAGCACGCGCGGCTGAGCTGGCACGGGCAGACGGACACCAGCACCATCGTGGACCTGGGCTCGATGAATGGTACGCAGCTGAACGGGCACCTCCTGGATGCCCACAAGGAGTATTACGTCCAGGACGGGGATCTGGTGCGCTTCGGGGACGCGGACTTCGCGTACATGCTCGCCGAGTCCCTGTGGGAGCGGCTGCGCCGCTGA
- a CDS encoding PAS domain-containing protein, whose product MPKPAFIEPSKVLRGSRQWEGDEVLRVLAEVENTHPEGSMALRALRDEEGTLIDFEWIYANAAAERTLSWHVGSLVGHKLHEVPPELGLAGQFEAFHQVVETGQSCQQVFPHACDGFDGWLQATVARFRDGVLVRLRDITAARRAETGLRETRDKLVELLENLPEGFFSVDAHWRYTYINRNALLLTGKPREKLFGRDIWSTSPELMGTIAEREYRRVMAERVSTVFEMEFSRGRWFEVHAYPSGNGIAIFFRDINEKKKAEQERDALLNREHSGRLEAEELARQRARELLAAREKLVQSEKLAVAGQLAAGVGHEINNPLSFVMGNIHFALEQLQALPQVEARKAIEETAEALAEAREGAERIRGIVRDLKTFARGDDAQLKQVDVHAALEFSLSMAMNHIRYRAQVVKCYGNVAPVWANEAKLGQVFLNLLINAAQAIPEGDSTHHRIVLNTYARDEHVVVEVTDTGMGMTPDVLTRAFEPFFTTKAQGEGTGLGLSICHGIIKALRGELTAASMPGKGSTFRVVLPTRGSASGDVVPSLASVLEAPPVQGKRVLIIDDEAGIASVMRRIIGRGNEVVVTASGREALALLERDTDFDRIFCDLMMTDLTGMDVHAELAKHHPECLPRLVFMTGGGFTARARAFLQSSSHPRIDKPFEPELIRRLVSQAPPRI is encoded by the coding sequence ATGCCCAAGCCCGCATTCATCGAGCCCTCGAAGGTCCTGAGGGGGTCCCGCCAGTGGGAAGGAGACGAAGTGCTCCGCGTGCTGGCGGAGGTGGAGAACACGCATCCCGAGGGCAGCATGGCGCTGCGCGCGCTGCGGGATGAAGAGGGCACGCTGATCGACTTCGAGTGGATCTACGCGAACGCCGCCGCGGAGCGCACGCTGAGCTGGCACGTGGGCAGCCTGGTGGGGCACAAGCTGCACGAGGTGCCGCCGGAGCTGGGGCTCGCGGGACAGTTCGAGGCCTTCCATCAAGTGGTGGAGACAGGCCAGTCGTGCCAGCAGGTGTTTCCTCACGCATGTGATGGGTTCGACGGGTGGCTCCAGGCCACCGTGGCGCGCTTCCGAGACGGCGTGCTGGTGCGGCTGCGCGACATCACCGCCGCCCGGCGCGCGGAGACGGGGCTGCGCGAGACGCGCGACAAGCTGGTGGAGCTGCTGGAGAACCTGCCCGAGGGCTTCTTCTCCGTGGATGCGCACTGGCGCTACACGTACATCAACCGCAACGCGCTGCTGCTGACGGGCAAGCCGCGCGAGAAGCTCTTCGGCCGCGACATCTGGAGCACCAGCCCCGAGCTGATGGGCACCATCGCCGAGCGCGAGTACCGGCGAGTCATGGCGGAGCGCGTCTCCACCGTCTTCGAGATGGAGTTCTCGCGCGGCCGCTGGTTCGAGGTGCACGCGTACCCGTCCGGCAACGGCATCGCCATCTTCTTCCGCGACATCAATGAGAAGAAGAAGGCGGAGCAGGAGCGGGACGCGCTGCTCAACCGCGAGCACTCGGGCCGCCTGGAGGCGGAGGAGCTGGCGCGGCAGCGCGCGCGGGAGCTGCTCGCGGCCCGGGAGAAGCTCGTGCAGTCGGAGAAGCTGGCGGTGGCGGGCCAGCTCGCCGCGGGCGTGGGGCATGAAATCAACAACCCGCTGTCCTTCGTGATGGGCAACATCCACTTCGCGCTGGAGCAGCTCCAGGCGCTGCCGCAGGTGGAGGCGCGCAAGGCGATCGAGGAGACGGCCGAGGCGTTGGCGGAGGCCCGCGAGGGCGCCGAGCGCATCCGCGGCATTGTCCGGGACTTGAAGACGTTCGCCCGGGGAGATGACGCGCAGCTGAAGCAGGTGGACGTGCACGCGGCGCTGGAGTTCAGCCTCTCCATGGCGATGAACCACATCCGCTACCGCGCGCAGGTGGTGAAGTGCTACGGCAACGTGGCCCCGGTGTGGGCCAACGAGGCCAAGCTGGGGCAGGTGTTCCTCAACCTGCTCATCAACGCGGCGCAGGCCATCCCCGAGGGGGACTCGACGCACCACCGCATCGTGCTCAACACGTACGCGAGGGATGAGCACGTGGTGGTGGAGGTGACGGACACGGGCATGGGGATGACGCCGGACGTGCTGACGCGCGCCTTCGAGCCCTTCTTCACCACCAAGGCCCAGGGCGAGGGCACCGGGCTGGGGCTGTCCATCTGCCACGGCATCATCAAGGCGCTGCGCGGGGAGCTGACGGCGGCCAGCATGCCGGGCAAGGGGAGCACGTTCCGCGTGGTGCTGCCCACCCGGGGTTCGGCGAGCGGGGACGTGGTGCCCTCGCTGGCCTCCGTGCTGGAGGCGCCGCCGGTTCAGGGCAAGCGCGTGCTCATCATCGACGACGAGGCGGGCATTGCCTCCGTCATGCGGCGCATCATCGGCCGGGGCAACGAGGTGGTGGTGACCGCCAGCGGCCGCGAGGCGCTCGCGCTGCTGGAGCGCGACACGGACTTCGACCGCATCTTCTGCGACTTGATGATGACGGACCTGACGGGCATGGACGTCCACGCCGAGCTGGCGAAGCACCACCCCGAGTGCCTGCCGCGGCTCGTCTTCATGACGGGCGGGGGCTTCACGGCGCGGGCCCGGGCCTTCCTGCAGAGCTCCTCACACCCACGCATCGACAAGCCGTTCGAGCCGGAGCTCATCCGCAGGCTGGTGTCCCAGGCGCCACCGCGCATCTGA
- a CDS encoding ABC transporter ATP-binding protein, with amino-acid sequence MSSPVLELQGLTKSYAKLTALSDVNLSIRQGEIFALLGPNGAGKTTLIGSICGLVKKTSGRILLFGKDLDQDPVGPRYDVGLVPQEINFDPFFSVAESLRIQLGYYGRPRDDARVDEVLTALNLQAKKNSLTRALSGGMKRRLLIAKALVHKPKLVFLDEPTAGVDVELRRDLWTYVRKLASEGTTVILTTHYLEEAEELADRVGVINEGRLLLVEDKASVMRRFGERRLVVTFEQPLAELPEATRRFNATLSEDRRTLAYIEREGTPPSGELLRALYAQGLPISDVETRRSRLEDVLIEILRGRPQKAA; translated from the coding sequence ATGTCCTCGCCCGTCCTGGAGCTGCAGGGGCTCACCAAGTCCTATGCCAAGCTCACCGCGCTCTCCGACGTGAACCTCTCCATCCGCCAGGGTGAAATCTTCGCCCTGCTGGGCCCCAATGGAGCAGGCAAGACGACACTCATCGGCTCCATCTGCGGCCTGGTGAAGAAGACCAGCGGCCGCATCCTCCTGTTCGGCAAGGATCTGGACCAGGACCCCGTGGGCCCTCGCTATGACGTGGGCCTCGTCCCCCAGGAGATCAACTTCGACCCCTTCTTCTCCGTCGCCGAGTCCCTCCGCATCCAGCTCGGCTACTACGGCCGCCCCCGCGACGACGCCCGCGTGGACGAGGTGCTCACCGCCCTCAACCTCCAGGCCAAGAAGAACTCCCTCACCCGTGCCCTCTCGGGCGGCATGAAGCGCCGCCTCCTCATCGCCAAGGCCCTGGTGCACAAGCCGAAGCTCGTCTTCCTCGACGAGCCCACCGCCGGCGTGGACGTGGAGCTGCGCCGCGACCTGTGGACCTACGTGCGCAAGCTGGCCTCCGAGGGCACCACCGTCATCCTCACCACGCACTACTTGGAGGAGGCCGAGGAGCTCGCCGACCGCGTGGGCGTCATCAACGAGGGGCGCCTGCTGCTGGTGGAGGACAAGGCCTCGGTGATGCGCCGCTTCGGCGAGCGCCGCCTCGTGGTCACCTTCGAGCAGCCCCTGGCCGAGCTGCCCGAGGCCACCCGCCGCTTCAACGCCACCCTCTCCGAGGACCGCCGCACCCTCGCCTATATCGAGCGCGAGGGCACGCCCCCCTCCGGAGAGCTGCTGCGCGCCCTCTACGCCCAGGGCCTGCCCATCTCCGATGTGGAGACGCGGCGCTCGCGCCTGGAGGACGTCCTCATCGAAATCCTGCGAGGCCGCCCCCAGAAGGCTGCCTGA
- the ettA gene encoding energy-dependent translational throttle protein EttA yields the protein MAQNFIFTMQDLRKVKGGKDILKGIYLSFFPGAKIGVIGPNGSGKSTLLRIMAGVDKEFFGIAKPDPGAKVGFLPQEPQLDASLDVKGNVELGLKEIRGLMDRFNEVSAKFGEPLSDTEMEKLLAEQGKLQDAIDAANGWELDRTIEMAMDSLRLPPGDADVTKLSGGEKRRVALCRILLEKPDLLLLDEPTNHLDAESVAWLEKALKDYKGTIVSITHDRYFLDNVAEWILELDRGEGVPWKGNYSSWLDQKQKRLELEEKAESHRQKTLKRELEWVRASPKARQAKSKARIQAYEDLVNQTQEKRDATGEVTIPPGPKLGGLVVEAKGLRKSFGDRLLVEDLNFKLPPGGIVGVIGPNGAGKTTLFRMITGVEKPDAGELKVGETVKLAYVDQSRDALNGDKSVFEEVSGGLDHIDLGRAGQMPSRAYLAGFAFKGQDQQKRVKDLSGGERNRVHLAKMLKSGGNLLLLDEPTNDLDVETLRSLEEALLNFAGCAVVISHDRWFLDRIATHILAFEGDSKVFFFEGNFQDYEADKKKRLGPEALQPHRIRYRPLTKN from the coding sequence ATGGCCCAGAACTTCATCTTCACCATGCAGGACCTGCGCAAGGTCAAGGGTGGGAAGGACATCCTCAAGGGCATCTACCTGTCCTTCTTCCCGGGCGCGAAGATTGGCGTCATCGGCCCGAACGGCTCGGGTAAGTCCACGCTGCTGCGCATCATGGCCGGGGTGGACAAGGAGTTCTTCGGCATTGCCAAGCCGGACCCGGGCGCGAAGGTGGGCTTCCTGCCGCAGGAGCCCCAGCTCGACGCTTCGCTGGACGTGAAGGGGAACGTGGAGCTGGGCCTGAAGGAGATCCGCGGCCTGATGGATCGCTTCAACGAGGTGTCCGCCAAGTTCGGCGAGCCCTTGAGCGACACGGAGATGGAGAAGCTGCTGGCCGAGCAGGGCAAGCTGCAGGACGCGATTGATGCGGCGAACGGCTGGGAGCTGGACCGGACCATCGAGATGGCGATGGACTCGCTGCGGCTGCCGCCGGGCGATGCGGACGTGACGAAGCTGTCGGGCGGTGAGAAGCGCCGTGTGGCGCTGTGCCGCATCCTGCTGGAGAAGCCGGACCTGCTGTTGCTGGACGAGCCCACCAACCACCTGGATGCCGAGAGCGTGGCGTGGCTGGAGAAGGCGCTGAAGGACTACAAGGGGACGATCGTCAGTATTACTCACGACCGGTACTTCCTGGACAACGTGGCGGAGTGGATCCTGGAGCTGGACCGGGGCGAGGGCGTGCCCTGGAAGGGGAACTACTCCTCGTGGCTGGACCAGAAGCAGAAGCGGCTGGAGCTGGAGGAGAAGGCGGAGAGCCACCGGCAGAAGACGCTCAAGCGCGAGCTGGAGTGGGTGCGGGCGAGCCCGAAGGCGCGTCAGGCCAAGAGCAAGGCGCGCATCCAGGCGTACGAGGATCTGGTCAACCAGACGCAGGAGAAGCGCGATGCGACCGGCGAGGTGACGATTCCGCCGGGGCCGAAGCTGGGCGGGCTGGTGGTGGAGGCGAAGGGGCTGCGCAAGTCGTTCGGAGACCGGCTGCTGGTTGAGGACCTGAACTTCAAGTTGCCGCCGGGTGGTATCGTGGGCGTGATTGGGCCGAACGGTGCGGGCAAGACGACGCTGTTCCGGATGATCACGGGCGTGGAGAAGCCGGACGCGGGCGAGCTGAAGGTGGGCGAGACGGTGAAGCTGGCCTACGTGGACCAGAGCCGTGACGCGCTGAATGGGGACAAGTCGGTGTTCGAGGAGGTCAGCGGCGGGCTGGACCACATCGACCTGGGACGGGCGGGGCAGATGCCGAGCCGTGCGTACCTGGCGGGGTTCGCGTTCAAGGGTCAGGATCAGCAGAAGCGGGTGAAGGACCTGTCGGGCGGCGAGCGCAACCGGGTGCACCTGGCGAAGATGCTGAAGAGCGGTGGCAACCTGCTGCTGCTGGACGAGCCGACGAACGACCTGGACGTGGAGACGCTGCGGAGCCTGGAGGAGGCGCTGCTGAACTTCGCGGGGTGCGCGGTGGTGATCAGCCACGACCGGTGGTTCCTGGACCGCATCGCGACGCACATCCTGGCGTTCGAGGGGGACAGCAAGGTGTTCTTCTTCGAGGGCAACTTCCAGGACTACGAGGCGGACAAGAAGAAGCGCTTGGGGCCCGAGGCGCTGCAGCCGCACCGCATCCGGTACCGGCCGCTGACGAAGAACTGA
- a CDS encoding discoidin domain-containing protein: MALATPARAQTTCSTNVPITAVTAKADDGNVPSNVLDGKPDTRWSCNGSGCWIRADLGAEKQVGAVDVTWHSGATRNYNYEVATSRDGSTYYNVAANRSARSDQAQRITFTAAPARYVRVTVKGNTTNNWASISEMRVLGCGGTSEPTPPTDPTPPTDPAPPTDPTPPTDPTPPAGGKDGFGVTMIYPTKSGGESWAMAADPTKDSRFDPQNPITKNADGSWKIKATQVRMSVFTSTGYGAGKIPTYNRDQMTSKGYMLAANDWKNIEMTGFVKLNAASDMADNFDWYARGGKHNDSVPCEGSSYKGALHYDGRTRWQKESWHVSYEQAPYKPATSSLKGRWVGFKAVMRNVTAGGKTAVKLELYLNENADKVTWKKIYDMTDAGDWGGDHGKCGASNPAMPMTWGGPIATFRWDSASDVDFKWMSVREIQP; encoded by the coding sequence ATGGCTCTCGCCACTCCGGCGCGGGCCCAGACCACCTGCTCGACGAACGTCCCCATCACCGCCGTCACCGCCAAGGCAGATGACGGCAACGTCCCCTCCAACGTGCTCGACGGCAAACCGGACACCCGCTGGTCCTGCAATGGAAGCGGCTGCTGGATTCGTGCGGATCTCGGCGCCGAGAAGCAGGTGGGCGCTGTGGACGTCACCTGGCACAGCGGCGCCACGCGCAACTACAACTACGAGGTGGCCACCTCGCGCGATGGCAGCACCTATTACAACGTCGCCGCGAATCGGAGCGCCCGCTCGGATCAGGCGCAGCGCATCACCTTCACCGCTGCCCCCGCGCGCTACGTGAGGGTCACCGTGAAAGGCAACACGACCAACAACTGGGCCAGCATCTCCGAGATGCGCGTGCTCGGGTGCGGCGGCACCTCCGAGCCGACTCCGCCGACGGACCCGACTCCGCCGACGGACCCGGCTCCGCCGACGGACCCGACTCCGCCGACGGACCCGACTCCGCCCGCCGGGGGCAAGGACGGGTTCGGTGTGACGATGATCTACCCCACGAAGTCGGGCGGTGAGAGCTGGGCGATGGCGGCGGACCCGACGAAGGACTCTCGCTTCGATCCGCAGAACCCCATCACCAAGAACGCGGACGGCTCCTGGAAGATCAAGGCCACCCAGGTGCGCATGTCCGTCTTCACCTCCACCGGCTACGGCGCGGGGAAGATCCCCACGTACAACCGGGACCAGATGACCAGCAAGGGCTACATGCTGGCAGCCAACGACTGGAAGAACATCGAGATGACGGGCTTCGTGAAGCTCAACGCAGCCTCGGACATGGCGGACAACTTCGACTGGTACGCGCGCGGCGGCAAGCACAACGACTCGGTGCCGTGCGAGGGCTCCTCGTACAAGGGCGCGCTGCACTATGACGGGCGCACGCGCTGGCAGAAGGAGTCGTGGCACGTCAGCTACGAGCAGGCCCCGTACAAGCCCGCCACCAGCTCGCTCAAGGGCCGCTGGGTTGGCTTCAAGGCGGTCATGCGCAACGTCACCGCGGGCGGCAAGACGGCCGTGAAGCTCGAGCTGTACCTCAACGAGAACGCCGACAAGGTCACCTGGAAGAAGATCTACGACATGACGGACGCGGGCGACTGGGGTGGCGACCACGGTAAGTGCGGAGCTTCCAATCCCGCCATGCCGATGACGTGGGGTGGCCCAATTGCAACATTCCGTTGGGACAGCGCGAGCGACGTCGACTTCAAGTGGATGAGCGTGCGCGAGATCCAGCCGTAG